One segment of Plasmodium vinckei vinckei genome assembly, chromosome: PVVCY_04 DNA contains the following:
- a CDS encoding ABC transporter B family member 4, putative, producing the protein MKLVGYQFVRLLILYILLYQNYNVINALNKNRHDIIHNGAHQNIYYPIKWHNKNASEKVIKTKNRHIQNFIMPQNCLQKREHDNNAKRINYTFMKNVNHKKILNWGNNNNTSLSPFSSQIVKRHMKLYNQKNTLSDIYSKIIEKNKSKNSLLSDMTKLFKIVKKSKYIFCLGFLLTIISSVMDSYIPIFMSKAISHIMSKSDEIIGKINDTPFKPVFLFSNYQINKPLYAYILVSIFSLLFSSFRSYTFNLCAYISTNKLQNHLFRILLHKNINYFKKKGTGALLSRLNIDSSELIDIFTTNIIVLLRNVIKMLLSFYFLYKINVKLVFIPLCIVLCIYNISILFSRIFRSIAKEESNNLAESNNIIEQSINNFSLINTYNTHNEEIDAFNNYINDICNTRSKLGFFYILEKFIIRSIDIITFFSTLIVIKQIIQNNNTNSDIRQIISSVIYIQKIISQSSTIEQQYSRVQELIGNAEDVIKLIEKDTFQDNQNKSIHLKNSYTNFFNFTNFKNFIFNYSILKKMKAIQKNTNYVTNIIKPNYIKLFERNYNNLSKYIMDDKLGFEETQPDKEALQEQLQMINKTAHIDNSTNKDSGNTPENSTNKIKKNKFDISIQEIHSFIKNDHELIIKYKLDKKFTNFLKTKYKKNIISFIVKLYEKRNNFVSDEYLFMFDNISTFSQLTDADKKSILKMSNITNNTIFITLLTFLFYNYSKFYYKKQKKNPINLLEKKKTKNTSTTQDTINNNNTSILPDGYNNNISNENIVEPDSSNTEEINLDDVINDPIIYDLNINSTSNETSSSYVNNKCNVPDTSNNRETDKEATQNSNEINKQNNICQTDNGLTSSHCDIATNDENFIKLKKKKKLKKNNFNNILSYIMQNAIKEIEILRYIDENYKNINEKLMMNNINADNKKGSSLTFKNVDFYIEKYPKNKILSNINLHFNNMYTYGILSYNNSGKNALTKLCSKLYTKTYGSILIDNENIENVSKYILTKKMSIVEEDTYLFSDSLIYNILYSYNFKEKKNNINNKLSYSNYNIELDKNNIKNCLHLFQSDNDTLINKEKNKMNEPTTNQNIITHTHDQTIQDHLLIEKKNIKTCLMCGDQINIALFDHKNKKMKKMNIYKKYKTHFITKLYKEIIKVSKVVCLDSLINSYKNKYFHNINSHNLSGGQKQKISLARAIIKNPKILILNEAFSALDSTNELNIFANIKKYLPNSTIINISHKIITIKHCDYIYVLKNGKIIEQGLRTKLQEDKNSEYSKKLNEF; encoded by the coding sequence ATGAAACTGGTAGGCTATCAATTTGTCAGATTattaattctttatatactactttatcaaaattacaatgtaataaatgctttaaataaaaataggcATGATATTATACACAATGGGGCACaccaaaatatatactatcCAATAAAATGGCACAATAAAAATGCTTCAGAAAAAGTAATCAAAACTAAAAATAGgcatatacaaaattttataatgcCACAAAACTGTTTGCAAAAAAGGGAACATGACAATAATGCCAAAAGGATTAATTACacatttatgaaaaatgttaatcacaaaaaaatacttaattggggaaataataacaacACATCTCTTTCCCCTTTTTCCTCTCAAATTGTTAAAAGGCATATGAAATTGTACaaccaaaaaaatacactGTCAGACATATATTCCaaaattatagaaaaaaataaatccaaAAATAGCCTATTAAGTGATATGAccaaactttttaaaatagtaaaaaaaagtaaatatatattttgtttgggatttttattaactaTTATATCTTCTGTTATGGATTCTTATATCCCAATTTTTATGTCAAAAGCTATTTCACATATAATGAGTAAAAGTGATGAAATaattggaaaaataaatgacaCACCTTTTAAACcagtttttttattttccaactatcaaattaataaacccctatatgcatatatattagtatcaatttttagtttattattttcatctttcAGATCTTATACATTTAATCTATGTGCTTATATAAGTACAAACAAGTTACAAAATCACTTATTtagaatattattacacaaaaatattaattactttaaaaaaaaaggaacaGGAGCATTGTTAAGCCGATTGAATATAGACTCTTCTGAATtaattgatatatttactaCTAATATAATAGTGTTACTACGGAATGTTATTAAAATGTTGTTatccttttattttttatacaaaattaatgtTAAACTTGTTTTTATCCCTTTATGTATTgttttatgtatttataatatctcaattttattttcaagaATATTTCGAAGCATAGCAAAAGAAGAAAGTAATAACCTTGCAGAATCAAATAATATCATAGAACAATCCATCAATAATTTCTCACtgataaatacatataatacacataatgaagaaatagatgcatttaataattatattaatgataTTTGCAATACCCGATCGAAACTCggatttttttatattttagaaAAGTTTATAATTCGATCAATTGATATTATTACCTTTTTTAGTACACTTATAGttattaaacaaattattcaGAACAATAATACCAATAGTGATATTAGACAAATTATTTCAtctgttatatatatacaaaaaattatatctcAATCTTCTACTATTGAACAGCAATATTCACGGGTTCAAGAATTAATAGGAAATGCTGAAGATGTTATTAAACTAATTGAAAAAGATACATTCCAAgataatcaaaataaatctattcatttaaaaaattcttatacgaacttttttaattttacaaattttaaaaattttattttcaattattctattttaaaaaaaatgaaagctattcaaaaaaatacaaactATGTCactaatattataaagCCTAACTATATTAAACTCTTTGaaagaaattataataacttATCCAAATACATAATGGATGATAAACTTGGATTTGAAGAAACTCAACCAGATAAAGAAGCCCTACAAGAACAACTTCAAATGATTAATAAAACTGCTCATATTGATAATTCTACAAATAAAGACAGTGGAAATACTCCTGAAAATtcaacaaataaaattaaaaaaaataaattcgaTATAAGTATTCAAGAAATACATagttttatcaaaaatgaTCATGAACTTATAATAAAGTATAAAttagataaaaaattcacaaactttttaaaaacaaaatataaaaaaaacattatatCATTCattgtaaaattatatgaaaaaagaaataattttgtaagtgatgaatatttatttatgtttgaTAATATTAGTACATTTAGCCAATTAACAGATGcagataaaaaaagtatactTAAAATGAGcaatataacaaataatacaatattCATAACTCTTCTAACttttctattttataattattcaaagttttattataaaaaacaaaaaaaaaacccTATAAAtcttttagaaaaaaaaaaaacaaaaaatacttCTACTACACAAGAcacaattaataataataacacaTCTATACTTCCAGACggatataataacaatatttCTAATGAGAATATCGTTGAACCTGATTCTTCGAATACTGAAGAAATAAATCTCGATGATGTTATAAATGATCCAATAATATATGACttgaatataaatagcACTTCTAATGAGACAAGCAGTTCCTATGTTAACAACAAATGCAATGTTCCCGACACATCAAATAATAGAGAAACAGATAAAGAAGCTACTCAAAATTCGaatgaaataaacaaacaaaataatatatgccaAACAGATAATGGACTAACTTCATCACATTGTGACATAGCCACTAATGacgaaaattttataaaactgaaaaaaaaaaaaaaacttaaaaaaaacaactttaataatatattatcatatattatgcaaaatgctataaaagaaattgaaatattaagatatattgatgaaaattataaaaatataaatgaaaaattaatgatgaataatataaatgctGACAACAAAAAAGGAAGTAGTCttacatttaaaaatgttgatttttatattgaaaaatatccaaaaaataaaattttatcaaatattaatctacattttaataatatgtatacatatgGAATATTAAGCTATAATAATTCAGGTAAAAATGcattaacaaaattatgcTCAAAATTATACACCAAAACTTATGGTAGCATTCTTAtagataatgaaaatattgaaaatgtgtcgaaatatatattaacaaaaaaaatgtcaaTAGTTGAAGAAGATACATACTTATTCAGTGATAGtctaatttataatattctttattcatacaattttaaagaaaaaaaaaataatattaataataagttATCATACTCcaattataatatagaactggataaaaataatataaaaaattgtttgcATTTGTTTCAAAGTGATAATGACACtcttataaataaagaaaaaaataaaatgaatgaaCCTACAACTAACCAAAACATAATTACACATACACACGATCAAACTATACAAgatcatttattaatagaaaaaaaaaatataaagacaTGCCTCATGTGTGGAGATCAAATTAATATAGCCTTGTTtgatcataaaaataaaaaaatgaaaaaaatgaatatatataaaaaatataaaacacattttattactaaattatataaagaaataataaaagtatcTAAAGTTGTATGCTTAGATAgtttaataaattcatataaaaataaatattttcataatattaattctCATAACTTATCAGGAGGgcaaaaacaaaaaatttcaTTAGCTAGAGCTATAATTAAAAACcctaaaatattaattttaaatgaagCATTTAGCGCATTAGATTCAacaaatgaattaaatatttttgcaaacataaaaaaatatctacCTAATTCcactattattaatatttcacACAAAATCATCACAATTAAACATTgtgattatatttatgttttaaaaaatggaaaaattattgaaCAAGGATTACGAACAAAATTACAAGAAGACAAAAACAGTGAATATTCGAAAAAGCTCAACGAATTttag
- a CDS encoding CDGSH iron-sulfur domain-containing protein, putative, with amino-acid sequence MKDPLEYLEHINFNTNRFPQYNHLVESCPSENEKEKIIRICRCWQSAKFPYCDDTHKVFIENGDNVGPFVAKLVSYKLSDDERLKRQKYNEKYIKIDKKITANQYSALNNKLNYTRFMNFNTYPFNNNKFKKSMLFSFAILTSALLYDQKEKLRYLLQINKKLFKDIEIKRDHAGI; translated from the exons atgaaagACCCTTTAGAATATCTTGAGCATATAAACTTCAATACAAACAGATTCCCTCAGTATAATCAT CTAGTAGAAAGTTGCCCTTCTGAAAATGAGAAAGAAAAGATTATACGAATTTGTCGGTGTTGGCAATCAGCAAAATTTCCATATTGTGATGATACCCATAAG GTTTTCATAGAAAATGGAGATAATGTGGGACCATTCGTTGCTAAACTTGTTAGTTATAAATTAAGTGACGATGAAAGATTAAAACggcaaaaatataatgaaaaatacattaagatagataaaaaaataacagcAAATCAATACTCCgctttaaataataaattaaactATACCCGTTTCATGAATTTTAACACATAtccatttaataataataaatttaaaaaatcaatgCTATTTTCATTTGCTATATTAACATCagctttattatatgatcAAAAAGAGAAGTTAAGATATCTTTTGCAAATTAATaagaaattatttaagGATATAGAAATTAAAAGAGATCATGCAGGAATATGA
- a CDS encoding exportin-1, putative, with protein MENEQFNPLSLLDKNQPFDADKLKLLDNIVEALLDTKDKNRRDFAQNLLNQFKMLDNSWRSVSVILDHSENVNTKFYGLQILEECINNKWNILPAEEREGMKNFIACYTITMSTEGTTVGVDRHLLNKLDETLIQIVKKEWPDSWSSFIPDIVNSAKLNQNVCENNMKLLNMLSEEVFEFGNETLVQKKKEKLRNEYASQFQKVYDLCLYILEANICNKRSTNSSLIKQTLICLSNFFKWIPLTYIFEKYKFNDNEIQIIDLLFDHFWDDISYKIECVKCIQEIVMLKIDEKNLLYFENVFINLWSKLVNKIKYLPNVNEMKNIPPEFKIFWEQYYLQISICLTSFLKNYRENIIEKNNNSNDINIVFKFLHMLANSNMDEVFLIIVDYYNIFTEQLIRELMGRLEQENSIKNNCGNSNNNMQTDLKNGMNNGSGFNMGLETSGLNNRKVYSFATMHSIGSGNNNAGSENSVININEYSSILDKIDLTQSDIKKICPRIKLYEFILNDIRRTIIEKMAKPQEIYISYDNETGEVVRDFEPDTTEISLYNTMKTTLVYLTYLGSEKTIELIVELLNKESEKSLKNTNKNEQWNSTKTNRISYAVGSISMCMTLKKEQDFLMYILRIYLHMIEVKNGEENRAILASCVMYIVSQYHRFLKLHWRFLKTVMKKLFEFAENEKVQDMAAETILKICKQCKNVIAKNNNSTDSSGNNTESFFSIFIKFHNNIMHKLPEKLNLLLYEAIAHVISCFPYEEKQESIKILMSKLMTLWNDLIYSNSNIKNVNTLNNGGNNSGTNANIMDTDFKNLEHLCNYENSKLIITFVRVNCRLAYALSYFYYEQLNLVFFDFLKIYQLYSKYINMEVEANGTKRIKHAQFRNLFLMKREFLHLIETTIERSCYNIQELEEALLKREQKKMKNEIDESMDVHLPTVEEAKQINFQMTSNILNVLLETILVDYRDSNPHIKDAEVFSLLSTVFKKIENVTCPILPTVLNYVLLPTIDMIKNDFSSYPEHREKFYNFLDACVRHCFDYLFTLDSEIFNTFIQSLLWAIKHEHPSVADHGLKITHQFLHNVIVKKKEYLEEFCKAFYYIILNEVFKTLTDSFHKSGFHYQTIILMNLLRLLEFEVINIPDAEITKPHIIKHVQTFLTQSFENLNQKQIETFSVDMFNFCAESPPTFRSFVRDLLISLKEFSTNQDELYEADRQEALQRAKLAEDNKLIKLRGLMKEDVPSFSAIDVDDECINVE; from the exons atggaaaatgaaCAATTCAATCCTTTGTCATTGTTAGACAAGAATCAGCCATTTGATGCTGATAAGTTGAAGTTGCTGGATAATATTGTTGAAGCCCTTTTAGACACAAAAGATAAGAATAGGAGAGACTTTGCTCagaatttattaaatcaaTTTAAAATGCTAGATAATTCATGGAGATCTGTATCTGTTATATTAGATCATAGTGAAAATGTGAATACGAAATTTTATGGTTTACAAATATTAGAagaatgtataaataataaatggaaTATATTGCCTGCTGAAGAAAGAGAAGgaatgaaaaattttatagcTTGTTATACAATTACAATGTCAACTGAAGGTACAACAGTAGGTGTTGATAgacatttattaaataaattagatGAGACATTAATACAGATTGTTAAAAAGGAATGGCCCGACTCGTGGTCAAGTTTTATACCAGATATAGTAAATTCAGCAAAATTAAATCAAAATGTttgtgaaaataatatgaagtTATTAAACATGTTAAGTGAAGAAGTGTTTGAATTTGGTAATGAAACATTAGTAcagaaaaagaaagaaaaattacGTAATGAATATGCAAGTCAGTTTCAAAAAGTATATgatttatgtttatatatattagaagctaatatatgtaataagaGAAGTACAAATAGTTCATTGATTAAGCAGacattaatttgtttatctaattttttcaaatggATTCcattaacatatatatttgaaaaatataaatttaatgataatgaaatacaaataattgaTTTATTGTTTGATCATTTTTGGGATgatatatcatataaaatagaGTGTGTAAAATGTATACAAGAAATAGTTATGTTAAAGATTgacgaaaaaaatttattatattttgaaaatgtatttataaatttatggaGTAAGttagtaaataaaataaaatatttacctAATGTAAATGagatgaaaaatattcctcctgaatttaaaatattttgggagcaatattatttacaaatatcTATATGTTTAACaagttttttaaaaaattatagagaaaatataattgaaaaaaataataacagtaatgatattaatatagtttttaaatttttgcATATGTTAGCAAATAGTAATATGGATgaagtttttttaataatagttgattattataatatatttactgaACAGTTAATAAGAGAATTGATGGGAAGGTTGGAACAGGAGaatagtataaaaaataattgtggaaattcaaataataatatgcaaactgatttaaaaaatggtatGAATAATGGATCAGGATTTAATATGGGTTTAGAAACTAGCGgtttaaataatagaaaaGTTTATAGTTTTGCTACAATGCATAGTATAGGATctggaaataataatgcagGAAGTGAAAATAgtgttataaatataaatgaatattcaTCTATTTTAGATAAAATCGATTTAACACAATcagatattaaaaaaatatgtcctcgaataaaattatatgaatttatattaaatgataTTCGAAGGACTATTATTGAAAAGATGGCAAAACCacaagaaatatatatatcatatgaTAATGAGACAGGGGAGGTAGTAAGAGATTTTGAGCCTGACACTACTGAAATATCGCTATACAATACAATGAAAACGACATTAGTATATTTAACTTATTTAGGGTCTGAAAAAACAATAGAATTAATTGTAGAGctattaaataaagaatcTGAAAAATCtctaaaaaatacaaataagaATGAACAATGGAATAGtacaaaaacaaatagAATTAGTTATGCTGTTGGATCTATATCAATGTGTATGACGTTAAAAAAAGAGCAAGACTTtttaatgtatattttgagaatatatttacacatGATTGAAGTTAAAAACGGAGAAGAAAATCGAGCTATACTTGCTTCATGTGTTATGTATATAGTTAGTCAGTATCATCGTTTTTTAAAGTTACATTGGAGGTTTTTAAAGACtgttatgaaaaaattatttgaatttgcAGAGAATGAAAAGGTGCAAGATATGGCAGCAGaaacaatattaaaaatatgtaaacaatgtaaaaatgtgattgcaaaaaataataatagtacaGATAGTAGTGGTAATAATACTGaatcattttttagtatttttataaaatttcataataatataatgcaTAAATTACCTGAAAAGttgaatttattattatatgaagcCATTGCGCATGTTATTTCATGTTTTCCTTATGAAGAAAAACAAGAAAGTATAAAAATCCTTATGAGTAAATTAATGACATTATGGAAcgatttaatatattcaaatagtaatataaaaaatgtaaatacaTTAAATAATGGTGGTAATAATAGTGGTACTAATGCCAATATTATGGATAcagattttaaaaatttagaacatttatgtaattatgaaaattctAAATTGATTATAACATTTGTAAGGGTTAATTGTCGTTTGGCATATGCATtgtcttatttttattatgagcaattaaatttagttttttttgattttttaaaaatatatcaattatatagtaaatatattaatatggaAGTTGAAGCAAATGGTACAAAACGAATAAAACATGCACAATTCAGaaacttatttttaatgaaaagagaatttttacatttaatAGAAACAACTATTGAGAGGAGTTGTTATAATATCCAAGAATTAGAAGAAGctttattaaaaagagaacaaaaaaaaatgaaaaatgaaattgatGAATCTATGGATGTACATTTACCAACAGTTGAAGAAGCTAAACAgataaattttcaaatgactagcaatatattaaatgttttattagAAACCATTTTAGTTGATTATAGAGATAGTAATCCTCATATTAAAGATGCTGAagtattttcattattatcaactgtttttaaaaaaatagaaaatgttACATGTCCTATTTTGCCAACAGtattaaattatgtattattacCAACTATagatatgataaaaaatgatttttcTTCTTATCCAGAACATAgagaaaaattttataactttttaGATGCATGTGTTAGGCATTgttttgattatttatttacattagattcagaaatatttaatacatttataCAATCTTTGTTATGGGCTATAAAGCATGAGCATCCATCAGTTGCGGATCATGGGTTAAAAATTACACATCAATTTCTTCATAATgtaattgtaaaaaaaaaagaatactTAGAAGAATTTTGTAAagctttttattatattatattaaatgaagTATTCAAAACATTAACTGATTCTTTTCACAAATCTGGTTTTCATTATCaaacaattatattaatgaacCTATTAAGACTATTAGAATTTGAGGTTATAAATATTCCAGATGCGGAAATTACTAAGccacatataataaagcaTGTTCAAACTTTTTTAACGCAATCTTTTGAAAATCTGAATCAAAAGCAAATTGAAACTTTTTCAGTGGACatgtttaatttttgtgCCGAATCCCCTCCCACCTTCAGATCCTTTGTGCGCGATTTGCTGATATCGTTGAAG GAATTTTCTACAAACCAAGATGAGCTGTATGAAGCTGACAGACAAGAGGCTTTACAGAGAGCAAAATTGGCAGAGGATAACAAACTGATAAAA tTGAGAGGATTAATGAAAGAAGACGTACCATCATTTTCAGCTATTGATGTTGATGATGAATGTATAAATGTGGAATAA